Genomic window (Kwoniella botswanensis chromosome 1, complete sequence):
GAAGGTAAACCACTAGAGACATTAGGGATATACGACCCGATACCGAGGTTACGAAAAGGCGTGGTCGTTCCTCCTCAGGCGAATGTTTTTGGCGTTGAAGATGCAgggttgatcaagaaggagaaggagattaAGTGGAATGTGGATAGGATAAATTATTGGTTGGGTGTTGGGGCGGAACCTACTAGGAGTGTTGTGAAGCTATTGGAAAGGGTGAGTTGAGGATGTGATATCTAACGGATTTGACGGATGGGAATCAATTGtttcatccacatccatacCATTTCAGTGGATATCCTATTATGTCACATATATCTGTCCTTTCGACCCATTCGCCAGTCATACAAGTTCACGGAAGAGTCGATTCCATTTCACCGAGAATCGATAGCTGATATTTTGTCCAGGGCGGAGTCCTCACAACACCCCATAAATGGCAACATCCCTGGTCACCCgccccttcttcatccacctcaccATCACAACCACAGCAGACGATATCACAGTGATAATTACTACCATAGAatgacatatatatatat
Coding sequences:
- a CDS encoding ribosomal protein S16, with protein sequence MPVRIRLARHGYKKNPLYHIVAINSKRPREGKPLETLGIYDPIPRLRKGVVVPPQANVFGVEDAGLIKKEKEIKWNVDRINYWLGVGAEPTRSVVKLLERGGVLTTPHKWQHPWSPAPSSSTSPSQPQQTISQ